One genomic region from Augochlora pura isolate Apur16 chromosome 7, APUR_v2.2.1, whole genome shotgun sequence encodes:
- the Wls gene encoding wnt ligand secretion mediator, which translates to MQGTIIENLSGRKLSVLVILLIIAQIVCFLMGGLIAPTPASSQNILGTPCKDIRVNGSEPGGKKWFYSRGKGSCKPVDMDHFSFDSHHQAYQVVYTFQMPVPRSRMQLDYSRWQQNLIGVLQVDIVHHSQIKIAPRTKITLDARLAYRNKGDPDEDWKPYAASVVERMLDCSIDDPVEQHYYKCSVVPLFELGSLFHDYYLLNIRLPADTDRNINQGLGHITDLWLTAINQNGGFTKVWVSLKTIYFPIVICVLAWYWRRVNMLSRSPALLEYLLLALGSALSFLNMPLEYLTLAYDMPFMLLLGDIRQGVFYATLLSFWLVFAGEHLMIQEGEQRNSLKCYWRHLSAVGTGCLSLFVFDMCERGVQLRNPFYSIWVTDLGTKFALSFIILAGVSAGVYLIFLFYMIWKVFMNISAKRAALPSMSSARRLHYEGVIYRFKFLMIATLLCASLTVIGFILGQLAEGQWKWDDELHLEMTSAFFTGVYGMWNIYIIALLCLYAPSHKQWPIEPSENSLSEEIEFSRLSTDPNEMLSLTAFARKTAVE; encoded by the exons ATGCAGGGAACTATCATAGAAAACTTGAGTGGTAGAAAGCTTTCAGTGCTTGTAATTTTGCTTATTATAGCGCAAATTGTTTGTTTTCTAATGGGCGGTCTCATCG CCCCGACACCTGCTAGTAGTCAAAATATACTTGGTACACCTTGCAAGGATATTCGTGTGAATGGATCTGAACCTGGAGgaaaaaaatggttttatTCAAGAGGAAAAGGATCTTGTAAACCTGTTGATATGGACCATTTTAGCTTTGATAGTCATCACCAGGCATACCAAGTTGTATACACATTTCAA ATGCCTGTTCCACGAAGTAGAATGCAACTTGATTATTCCAGATGGCAGCAAAATTTAATAGGCGTTTTGCAAGTGGACATTGTTCACCATAGTCAGATAAAAATTG CTCCCAGAACCAAAATAACTTTGGATGCCAGACTTGCATATAGAAACAAAGGAGATCCTGATGAAGATTGGAAACCTTATGCTGCCTCTGTAGTGGAAAGAATGTTGGATTGCAGTATTGATGat cCAGTGGAACAGCATTATTATAAGTGCAGTGTGGTACCATTATTTGAATTAGGTTCTCTATTCCATGATTATTACCTCTTAAATATTCGTCTTCCTGCGGACACTGACAGAAATATCAATCAGGGTTTGGGACACATAACTGATTTATGGCttact GCTATTAACCAGAATGGTGGATTTACAAAGGTTTGGGTAAGTTTGAAGACTATTTATTTCCCAATTGTCATATGTGTCCTTGCGTGGTATTGGAGGAGAGTAAACATGCTTTCAAGATCTCCAGCTCTTTTGGAATATTTACTTTTAGCATTGGGCTCAGCactatcatttttaaata tGCCCTTAGAGTATTTGACCTTAGCTTATGACATGCCATTTATGCTTTTATTGGGTGATATCAGACAAGGAGTGTTCTATGCTACTCTTTTGTCCTTTTGGCTGGTGTTTGCTGGAGAACATCTCATG ATACAg GAGGGTGAGCAAAGAAATTCCTTAAAATGTTATTGGCGTCACCTTTCTGCAGTAGGCACAGGGTGTTTATCATTATTTGTGTTCGATATGTGCGAACGTGGAGTACAATTAAGGAAtccattctattcaatttGGGTTACAGATCTGGGAACTAAATTTGCT ttatcatttataattttagctGGTGTGTCTGCTGgcgtgtatttaatatttttattttacatgataTGGAAagtatttatgaatatcagtGCAAAGAGGGCTGCACTGCCTAGCATGAGTTCTGCAAGACGTCTACATTATGAAGGTGTAATCTATCGGTTTAAGTTCTTGATGATAGCAACGTTGCTGTGCGCATCTTTGACCGTTATTGGATTTATCCTTGGCCAA CTAGCAGAAGGTCAATGGAAATGGGACGATGAGTTACACTTAGAAATGACATCAGCATTTTTCACCGGTGTATATGGAATgtggaatatttatatcatagcACTGTTATGTCTGTATGCTCCTTCCCATAAGCAATGGCCTATTGAACCATCTG AAAATAGTCTTAGCGaggaaatcgaattttcacgTTTGTCAACTGATCCCAATGAAATGTTGTCTCTGACTGCATTTGCGCGAAAAACAGCCGTAGAGTGA
- the LOC144473225 gene encoding transmembrane protein 39A isoform X1, with amino-acid sequence MPGGRRNGASRNGQTKTQTSFSGSSNITVRSNSGERSTGCGVDDKKSDDLCGVKTLVPKHVPIPVIPVDGHLMFEALSLVVSLVAASLQMLNLYRTVWWLPHSYNSYSMNFYLIDPYLIIFIVTMMARQFIYSLLHRLIDMSVPVRLLHTAQKVMRIILLLIVMSILCWCLYHMAERHNSMKIFYLCYPSLSVYFVMFGMSAAPFFDISTAPIYSKDDKKTKYPLDKPLHNCSLNASAIRTEVATLRSDFNRRLKRALFTSSSSAYICGIAPIIFVPQYLHFNVSWVVQHVIMFWIGKISAHFSQAYPVRYCDVLHRAALHLGRWVKIENRNNHTYAQVWNDSVLWPHGSVVRHNKETYRSEGVCTVAEPGNSNHYRFYALFNNPTMLLFSLLGLQLLLVGTQLFILLRTTDWYQVLSITLLILINYYPLFKITRDYLICWKVYHAEQIIQEKSQMCSNPGTQ; translated from the exons ATGCCTGGTGGAAGACGCAATGGTGCTAGTCGAAATGGTCAGACTAAAACACAAACTAGTTTTTCGGGAAGTTCAAATATAACTGTAAGAAGTAATAGTGGTGAAAGATCAACTGGATGTGGTGTAGATGACAAAAAATCAGATGACTTATGTGGAGTAAAAACATTAGTACCAAAACATGTACCTATACCAGTTATACCCGTTGATGGACACTTGATGTTTGAAGCATTGTCTCTGGTTGTGTCCCTTGTTGCAGCTTCTTTACAAATgcttaatttatatagaactGTGTGGTGGTTACCTCATTCATACAATAGTTATAGTATG aatttttatttaatagatccatacttaatcattttcattgtgACTATGATGGCacgacaatttatttattctttactaCATCGACTTATCGATATGTCAGTGCCCGTTCGCTTGTTGCACACTGCTCAGAAAGTCATgag gaTAATTCTTCTACTTATTGTGATGAGTATATTGTGTTGGTGCCTATATCACATGGCCGAGAGGcataattcaatgaaaattttttatctatgTTATCC AAGTTTAtctgtatattttgtaatgtttGGTATGAGTGCGGCACCATTCTTTGATATATCAACAGCACCCATATACAGCAAAGatgataaaaaaacaaaatatccaCTGG ataaGCCATTGCATAATTGCTCATTGAATGCATCTGCAATTAGGACAGAAGTTGCAACTCTGAGGTCTGATTTCAATCGTCGTTTAAAACGAGCTTTATTCACATCTTCTAGTAGTGCTTACATATGTGGTATTGCACCTATTATATTTGTACctcaatatttacattttaatgttTCGTGGGTTGTTCAACATGTCATTATGTTTTGGATTGGAAAAATAAGTGCTCATTTTTCTCAAGCTTATCCAGTTAG GTACTGTGACGTGTTACATCGAGCAGCGTTGCATCTAGGCCGATgggttaaaattgaaaaccgTAATAATCACACCTACGCACAAGTATGGAATGATTCAGTTTTATGGCCTCATGGTTCGGTGGTAAGGCATAATAAGGAGACTTATCGCTCCGAAGGAGTATGTACAGTAGCAGAACCTGGAAATTCAAATCATTACAGATTTTAT gcattatttaataatcccACGATGCTACTGTTTTCATTATTGGGACTACAACTTCTACTTGTGGGCACACAGCTGTTCATTCTACTACGTACTACCGATTGGTATCAAGTCTTATCAATAACATTGCTCATCCTCATCAATTACTATCCCCTATTTAAGATAACTAGAGATTACCTTATTTGTTGGAAAGTATATCATGCCGAGCAAATCATTCAAGAAAAATCGCAAATGTGTTCGAACCCTGGTACtcaataa
- the LOC144473225 gene encoding transmembrane protein 39A isoform X2, with protein sequence MPGGRRNGASRNGQTKTQTSFSGSSNITVRSNSGERSTGCGVDDKKSDDLCGVKTLVPKHVPIPVIPVDGHLMFEALSLVVSLVAASLQMLNLYRTVWWLPHSYNSYSMNFYLIDPYLIIFIVTMMARQFIYSLLHRLIDMSVPVRLLHTAQKVMRIILLLIVMSILCWCLYHMAERHNSMKIFYLCYPLSVYFVMFGMSAAPFFDISTAPIYSKDDKKTKYPLDKPLHNCSLNASAIRTEVATLRSDFNRRLKRALFTSSSSAYICGIAPIIFVPQYLHFNVSWVVQHVIMFWIGKISAHFSQAYPVRYCDVLHRAALHLGRWVKIENRNNHTYAQVWNDSVLWPHGSVVRHNKETYRSEGVCTVAEPGNSNHYRFYALFNNPTMLLFSLLGLQLLLVGTQLFILLRTTDWYQVLSITLLILINYYPLFKITRDYLICWKVYHAEQIIQEKSQMCSNPGTQ encoded by the exons ATGCCTGGTGGAAGACGCAATGGTGCTAGTCGAAATGGTCAGACTAAAACACAAACTAGTTTTTCGGGAAGTTCAAATATAACTGTAAGAAGTAATAGTGGTGAAAGATCAACTGGATGTGGTGTAGATGACAAAAAATCAGATGACTTATGTGGAGTAAAAACATTAGTACCAAAACATGTACCTATACCAGTTATACCCGTTGATGGACACTTGATGTTTGAAGCATTGTCTCTGGTTGTGTCCCTTGTTGCAGCTTCTTTACAAATgcttaatttatatagaactGTGTGGTGGTTACCTCATTCATACAATAGTTATAGTATG aatttttatttaatagatccatacttaatcattttcattgtgACTATGATGGCacgacaatttatttattctttactaCATCGACTTATCGATATGTCAGTGCCCGTTCGCTTGTTGCACACTGCTCAGAAAGTCATgag gaTAATTCTTCTACTTATTGTGATGAGTATATTGTGTTGGTGCCTATATCACATGGCCGAGAGGcataattcaatgaaaattttttatctatgTTATCC TTTAtctgtatattttgtaatgtttGGTATGAGTGCGGCACCATTCTTTGATATATCAACAGCACCCATATACAGCAAAGatgataaaaaaacaaaatatccaCTGG ataaGCCATTGCATAATTGCTCATTGAATGCATCTGCAATTAGGACAGAAGTTGCAACTCTGAGGTCTGATTTCAATCGTCGTTTAAAACGAGCTTTATTCACATCTTCTAGTAGTGCTTACATATGTGGTATTGCACCTATTATATTTGTACctcaatatttacattttaatgttTCGTGGGTTGTTCAACATGTCATTATGTTTTGGATTGGAAAAATAAGTGCTCATTTTTCTCAAGCTTATCCAGTTAG GTACTGTGACGTGTTACATCGAGCAGCGTTGCATCTAGGCCGATgggttaaaattgaaaaccgTAATAATCACACCTACGCACAAGTATGGAATGATTCAGTTTTATGGCCTCATGGTTCGGTGGTAAGGCATAATAAGGAGACTTATCGCTCCGAAGGAGTATGTACAGTAGCAGAACCTGGAAATTCAAATCATTACAGATTTTAT gcattatttaataatcccACGATGCTACTGTTTTCATTATTGGGACTACAACTTCTACTTGTGGGCACACAGCTGTTCATTCTACTACGTACTACCGATTGGTATCAAGTCTTATCAATAACATTGCTCATCCTCATCAATTACTATCCCCTATTTAAGATAACTAGAGATTACCTTATTTGTTGGAAAGTATATCATGCCGAGCAAATCATTCAAGAAAAATCGCAAATGTGTTCGAACCCTGGTACtcaataa
- the LOC144473225 gene encoding transmembrane protein 39A isoform X3 produces the protein MPGGRRNGASRNGQTKTQTSFSGSSNITVRSNSGERSTGCGVDDKKSDDLCGVKTLVPKHVPIPVIPVDGHLMFEALSLVVSLVAASLQMLNLYRTVWWLPHSYNSYSMNFYLIDPYLIIFIVTMMARQFIYSLLHRLIDMSVPVRLLHTAQKVMRIILLLIVMSILCWCLYHMAERHNSMKIFYLCYPSLSVYFVMFGMSAAPFFDISTAPIYSKDDKKTKYPLDKPLHNCSLNASAIRTEVATLRYCDVLHRAALHLGRWVKIENRNNHTYAQVWNDSVLWPHGSVVRHNKETYRSEGVCTVAEPGNSNHYRFYALFNNPTMLLFSLLGLQLLLVGTQLFILLRTTDWYQVLSITLLILINYYPLFKITRDYLICWKVYHAEQIIQEKSQMCSNPGTQ, from the exons ATGCCTGGTGGAAGACGCAATGGTGCTAGTCGAAATGGTCAGACTAAAACACAAACTAGTTTTTCGGGAAGTTCAAATATAACTGTAAGAAGTAATAGTGGTGAAAGATCAACTGGATGTGGTGTAGATGACAAAAAATCAGATGACTTATGTGGAGTAAAAACATTAGTACCAAAACATGTACCTATACCAGTTATACCCGTTGATGGACACTTGATGTTTGAAGCATTGTCTCTGGTTGTGTCCCTTGTTGCAGCTTCTTTACAAATgcttaatttatatagaactGTGTGGTGGTTACCTCATTCATACAATAGTTATAGTATG aatttttatttaatagatccatacttaatcattttcattgtgACTATGATGGCacgacaatttatttattctttactaCATCGACTTATCGATATGTCAGTGCCCGTTCGCTTGTTGCACACTGCTCAGAAAGTCATgag gaTAATTCTTCTACTTATTGTGATGAGTATATTGTGTTGGTGCCTATATCACATGGCCGAGAGGcataattcaatgaaaattttttatctatgTTATCC AAGTTTAtctgtatattttgtaatgtttGGTATGAGTGCGGCACCATTCTTTGATATATCAACAGCACCCATATACAGCAAAGatgataaaaaaacaaaatatccaCTGG ataaGCCATTGCATAATTGCTCATTGAATGCATCTGCAATTAGGACAGAAGTTGCAACTCTGAG GTACTGTGACGTGTTACATCGAGCAGCGTTGCATCTAGGCCGATgggttaaaattgaaaaccgTAATAATCACACCTACGCACAAGTATGGAATGATTCAGTTTTATGGCCTCATGGTTCGGTGGTAAGGCATAATAAGGAGACTTATCGCTCCGAAGGAGTATGTACAGTAGCAGAACCTGGAAATTCAAATCATTACAGATTTTAT gcattatttaataatcccACGATGCTACTGTTTTCATTATTGGGACTACAACTTCTACTTGTGGGCACACAGCTGTTCATTCTACTACGTACTACCGATTGGTATCAAGTCTTATCAATAACATTGCTCATCCTCATCAATTACTATCCCCTATTTAAGATAACTAGAGATTACCTTATTTGTTGGAAAGTATATCATGCCGAGCAAATCATTCAAGAAAAATCGCAAATGTGTTCGAACCCTGGTACtcaataa
- the LOC144473226 gene encoding chymotrypsin-1-like, translating into MWPRAILLILALSTSVYGTLEPQIVGGHDAPVGKFPYQASVWGESFFRCGGSLITENMVLTAAKCIYGMFPSEITVVVGTIYSNFSISKSAESYSVEKLIWHPGYMPNIFADDVGLIWLKTKITFTATIKPIRLASISHVAEGEKAIVTGWGARFKNDPIQLTLQEIELKVISQKQCQQQAPPKTNILDTHICTLTKILEGLCLGDAGGPLVINQEQVGIVSFGVPCARGYPDVYTNVYNYKKWMAKYTKMAGSSIEIDTNAANTVTKVWMPMLIATLTYLYFLI; encoded by the exons ATGTGGCCGCGAGCAATCCTCTTGATCCTCGCTTTGAGTACCAGTGTCTAcg GAACATTGGAACCACAAATCGTAGGAGGACACGATGCACCAGTAGGAAAATTTCCTTACCAAGCAAGCGTATGGGGAGAATCTTTCTTTAGATGCGGAGGGTCGCTCATTACGGAAAACATGGTTCTTACTGCAGCTAAATGCATTTATGg GATGTTTCCTTCCGAAATCACAGTGGTTGTTGGAACCATATACAGTAACTTTTCAATATCGAAGTCCGCGGAATCATATTCGGTGGAAAAGTTAATTTGGCACCCCGGCTATATGCCGAATATATTCGCAGATGATGTTGGTCTAATATGGTTGAAgacaaaaattacatttaccgCAACCATTAAACCAATTCGTCTTGCATCCATAAGTCACGTTGCAGAGGGTGAAAAGGCTATTGTTACTGGCTGGGGAGCAAGATTC AAGAACGATCCAATTCAACTTACTTTAcaagaaattgaattgaaagTTATATCACAAAAACAATGCCAACAACAAGCACCACCTAAAACTAACATATTGGACACACACATCTGTAcgttgacaaaaatattagaGGGTCTTTGCCTG gGCGATGCTGGTGGGCCATTGGTTATAAATCAGGAACAAGTTGGAATCGTCTCATTTGGAGTCCCGTGTGCTCGAGGCTATCCTGACGTGTACACCAatgtgtataattataaaaaatggatGGCCAAATACACGAAAATGGCAGGGAGTTCTATAGAAATAGATACCAATGCAGCTAATACTGTTACGAAAGTGTGGATGCCAATGTTAATAGCAACATtgacatatttatattttcttatataa
- the LOC144472650 gene encoding uncharacterized protein LOC144472650, whose amino-acid sequence MNILRDALLCSALLIFGADKSSSEIIAGYVPGICGMTPVNETNCMSYELYNNPLLSSSLDCARSCEEGKPKNCYYHFVVERYPVYGAACNYCSPDSSTTICPNCQCAIANGVQRSYLSVNRMLPGPSIQVCLGDFIVVDVENMIPEEHITIHWHGLFQEGTQYYDGVPFVTQCPIASGDKFRYQFYANNSGTHFWHSHVGLQKMNGVAGSLIVRLPAEQDPSKDLYDYDLSSHVLFLSDWMNENSVERFPGRQSGVIGQQADALLINGRGQFLTNGTDKTGYTANSTMEVVRVDANNRYRFRMINSFCSNCPGELTIEGHNLTVIATDGESVQPVVVTSIVSYAGERYDFVINTDQSPGAYWIQLRALEECDMGIQQLAILQYNNASMTPFIDEPTYSGGLANGTILNPTIGNCEQEVANAVCVSQLKSAEPVDEVVLQAEPDQTFYLPISVVHHNLQQFFTPNTYKSFLVPIPNEVASQLIDSLTYESAPAPPISQPEDIPIGQFCNSQNLPRGCTVNCTCTHMIDIAFNAIVEIILVDQFHAIGVEHPFHIHGYAFSVVSMGQPLGPSGNSTSYITVDYVKQLDAENKIERNLIDPPKKDTIAVPNNGFVILKFQASNPGYWFFHCHFIYHQLSGMEMIIRVGEQEDLPPVPKNFPKCGNYMPEICINNNYTLAQD is encoded by the exons ATGAACATCTTGAGGGATGCACTTTTGTGTTCTGCGCTTCTCATCTTCG GTGCGGATAAGTCGAGCTCGGAGATAATAGCCGGTTATGTACCTGGAATATGTGGAATGACACCGGTTAATGAAACGAACTGTATGAGTTACGAGTTGTACAATAATCCTTTATTGTCGAGTTCTCTTGACTGTGCACGTTCCTGCGAGGAGGGTAAACCGAAGAATTGCTATTACCACTTCGTAGTTGAACGCTATCCTGTCTACGGCGC GGCATGCAACTATTGCTCCCCGGACAGCAGCACAACCATCTGCCCCAATTGCCAGTGCGCGATTGCGAATGGGGTGCAACGAAGTTACTTGTCGGTGAACAGAATGCTTCCGGGACCAAGTATACAAGTCTGCTTGGGCGATTTCATCGTGGTCGACGTTGAAAACATGATCCCCGAGGAGCATATTACGATCCATTGGCACGGATTGTTTCAGGAAGGTACTCAATATTACGACGGAGTTCCATTCGTTACTCAGTGCCCGATTGCGTCTGGAGACAAGTTCAG gtaCCAATTTTATGCGAATAACAGTGGCACTCACTTTTGGCATTCCCACGTTGGGTTACAGAAAATGAACGGTGTTGCTGGTAGCCTTATCGTTCGGCTACCAGCAGAACAAGATCCTAGCAAAGATCTTTATGATTACGATCTTTCGAGTCATGTGCTTTTCCTTAGCGATTGGATGAACGAAAACTCTGTCGAACGTTTTCCGGGTCGTCAGTCGGGTGTAATCGGTCAGCAGGCTGACGCTTTGTTAATCAATGGAAGGGGACAATTCTTAACTAATGGAACG GATAAAACTGGTTATACAGCAAACAGTACTATGGAAGTTGTCCGAGTGGATGCCAATAATCGTTACCGTTTCCGTATGATCAACTCTTTCTGCAGCAATTGCCCCGGAGAATTAACAATTGAAGGTCACAATCTGACTGTAATTGCGACGGATGGGGAGTCCGTGCAACCGGTCGTCGTGACATCTATCGTTTCGTATGCAG GTGAACGATACGATTTCGTAATAAATACGGATCAAAGCCCAGGCGCCTATTGGATACAACTTCGAGCGTTAGAGGAGTGCGACATGGGTATTCAACAATTAGCCATACTGCAATACAATAACGCGTCGATGACACCGTTTATCGACGAACCGACTTATTCTGGCGGACTTGCCAACGGAACC ATACTGAATCCAACGATAGGGAATTGCGAGCAAGAAGTGGCTAACGCGGTTTGCGTAAGTCAGCTTAAAAGTGCCGAACCCGTCGACGAAGTTGTTTTACAGGCAGAACCCGATCAAACATTTTATCTGCCCATATCTGTCGTTCATCATAATTTGCAACAGTTTTTCACGCCAAACACATACAAGAGTTTCCTAG TTCCAATACCAAACGAAGTTGCAAGCCAATTAATAGACAGCTTGACTTACGAGAGTGCACCCGCGCCGCCGATATCTCAGCCGGAGGACATTCCGATAGGTCAATTCTGCAATTCTCAAAACTTGCCTCGTGGCTGCACCGTTAATTGCACGTGCACGCACATGATCGATATCGCGTTCAACGCTATCGTGGAAATCATACTAGTCGATCAGT TTCACGCAATTGGAGTAGAGCATCCTTTCCACATACACGGCTACGCGTTCAGTGTGGTGAGCATGGGCCAGCCACTTGGTCCCAGCGGCAATTCTACCAGCTACATCACTGTCGATTACGTGAAGCAACTGGATGCGGAGAATAAGATAGAGAGAAACCTGATCGACCCACCGAAGAAGGATACCATTGCCGTGCCAAACAACGGCTTTGTTATACTTAAATTCCAAGCTAGTAATCCAG GATATTGGTTCTTCCATTGCCACTTCATTTATCATCAACTAAGCGGTATGGAAATGATCATACGCGTTGGAGAGCAAGAAGATTTACCGCCCGTACCAAAGAATTTCCCGAAATGCGGAAATTATATGCCGGAGatatgtattaataacaaCTACACGCTCGCTCAGGACTGA